The DNA segment CGAGTTGTGTTAATTGGAGGGACAGAATATGCAGGTGAGATGAAGAAATCGATCTTTTCTGTTATGAATTATTTATTACCACTTGAAGGAGTTCTCCCTATGCACTGCTCTGCTAACACAAGTACAGAGGGAGATGTCGCCCTGTTTTTTGGTTTATCTGGCACAGGTAAAACGACTCTTTCTGCAAGCCCTGATCGATTATTAATTGGCGATGATGAACACGCCTGGGGGGCAAATGGAGTGTTTAATATTGAGGGTGGCTGCTATGCTAAATGCATTAATCTTTCTCTAAAAAATGAGCCTCAGATCTGGAATGCGATCAGGTTTGGAACTGTGTGCGAAAACGTAGTTGTTGCAGAAGATGGACAGCCTGACTATGAGGATGTATCCCTAACGGAAAATACACGTGCTGCGTACCCGATTCACTACATTCCAAATGCTCTTGAACCAAGCATTGCCGGACATCCAGGTACGATTATCTTTTTAACCGCTGATGCGTTCGGAGTTCTACCTCCGATTAGTAAGCTAACAAAAGAACAAGCGATGTATCACTTCCTATCTGGTTACACAAGCAAGCTCGCAGGCACTGAGCGAGGCGTAACGGAACCCGAAGCTACCTTCTCCACATGCTTTGGCGCTCCTTTTCTGCCTTTACCACCTAAGTATTATGCATCAATGCTCGGTGAATTCATTGATACGCACAATGCCCAAGTATTTTTAGTCAATACAGGCTGGTCAGGAGGGCCTTATGGTATTGGTGAGCGAATGAGCTTATCTCATACTCGCGCAATGGTGCAAGCAGCCTTGCAAGGAGAGTTAACGCAAGTAGAGACAACACAGGATGAATACTTTGGATTATATGTCCCCACACAATGTCCCGGAGTGCCTGATAAAGTCCTCAATCCAAAGACTACATGGGAAGACCCGGAGGCCTATCACAAAAAAGCAACCGAACTTGCTAATCAGTTTAAGCGAAACATCTTACATTTTGATGATTTGTCGGAAGAGGTAATACAAGCAGGGCCTAAATAATAAAAAAGAAGAGTTCCCTCTTGGGACGCTCTTCTTTTTTTACATCATTGTCGCTTCATCCATTTTGCGGCTTCTTGTAGAATGACTTGCTGCTGTCGGACCGGAAATTGATGACTATATGTTTCATAGTACCAGCTTTCCACATGCTTATTCTCTTGCTCAAGTAGGGTCT comes from the Alkalihalobacillus sp. FSL W8-0930 genome and includes:
- the pckA gene encoding phosphoenolpyruvate carboxykinase (ATP) — translated: MNILNTATTLEDLLSQSTVKHDLSVSRLVSKALQNKEGMLTENGALSVKTGTYTGRSPKDKFIVREDSVETHINWGAVNQPISQKTFNALYDKVLTHLSEKEEIFATHGFAGADTTYRLPIQIVNEFAWHQLFAKQLFIRSDETPDNSWQEPFTIISAPTFKADPDTDGTRTEAFVIISFEKRVVLIGGTEYAGEMKKSIFSVMNYLLPLEGVLPMHCSANTSTEGDVALFFGLSGTGKTTLSASPDRLLIGDDEHAWGANGVFNIEGGCYAKCINLSLKNEPQIWNAIRFGTVCENVVVAEDGQPDYEDVSLTENTRAAYPIHYIPNALEPSIAGHPGTIIFLTADAFGVLPPISKLTKEQAMYHFLSGYTSKLAGTERGVTEPEATFSTCFGAPFLPLPPKYYASMLGEFIDTHNAQVFLVNTGWSGGPYGIGERMSLSHTRAMVQAALQGELTQVETTQDEYFGLYVPTQCPGVPDKVLNPKTTWEDPEAYHKKATELANQFKRNILHFDDLSEEVIQAGPK